One genomic segment of Borrelia miyamotoi includes these proteins:
- a CDS encoding P13 family porin, giving the protein MKRMLILMLFLLCFFVSFAQSNGDMISESGGSVGIDNFLFYESNKKTALIPALLNVTIGFGIGTFTQGDVLGGLLLMGTDALGVSLLTYGLFSRHQFNTLTEAQQKTDPGQKKGTISVSLIAIGAATMGLTRIVGIILPFTYAYNFNKRLQKDLGIELGGFKPTFDLNFNEGSTGGLLGLELAFVKKY; this is encoded by the coding sequence ATGAAAAGAATGTTAATATTAATGTTATTTCTTCTTTGTTTTTTCGTTAGTTTTGCTCAAAGTAATGGTGATATGATTTCAGAGAGTGGTGGTAGTGTTGGGATAGATAACTTTTTATTTTATGAGTCTAATAAAAAAACTGCATTAATTCCTGCTTTATTAAATGTTACTATAGGATTTGGAATAGGAACTTTTACTCAAGGAGATGTTCTTGGTGGACTATTGCTTATGGGTACTGATGCTTTGGGTGTAAGTTTGTTAACTTATGGTCTATTTTCTAGACATCAGTTTAATACACTGACTGAAGCTCAACAAAAAACAGATCCAGGACAAAAGAAGGGAACGATTTCTGTATCTTTAATAGCAATAGGGGCTGCTACTATGGGTTTAACACGTATTGTGGGCATTATACTTCCTTTTACATATGCGTATAATTTTAATAAAAGGCTTCAAAAAGATTTAGGAATTGAGTTAGGAGGATTTAAACCTACATTTGATTTAAACTTCAATGAAGGTAGTACTGGTGGGTTGTTGGGACTTGAGCTTGCTTTTGTTAAGAAGTATTGA